DNA from Kitasatospora herbaricolor:
GCCAGCCCGCCGAGGAGACCCTGCGCGGCGCGCGGGCGATGCTCGCGGACGGCCTGTACCGCCGCTTCGAGCCGCCGTCGATGGTGCTCGCCCAGCACACCGCGCCGCTGCCGGCCGGGATGGTCGCGCACGGCGGCGGCCCGGTGACGGCGGGCAGCGTCACGCTGGAGGTGGTCGTGCACGGCCGCGGCGGGCACGCCTCCGCGCCGCATCTGGCGGTCGACCCGCTGCTGGCGGCGGCCTCGATCGTGCTGCGGCTGCAGGCCGTGGTGTCGCAGGAGTGCGGCCCCGCCGAGCAGGTGGTGCTCACCGTCGGGTCGCTGCGCGCGGGCGGCCCGGCGAACCTCGTCCCGGACCGGGCGACCCTGGGGGTGACCGTCCGGGCGTTCTCGCCGGCCGTGCTGGAGCGGGTGGTGGCTGCCGTACGGCGGATCGTCCGGGCCGAGGCGGAGGCCTCCCGCTGCCCGGTGGCGCCGACCGTGGAGGTCGTCGCCGAATCCGGCGTCAACCTGCCCGACCCGGGGCTGACGGCCACGGTCCGCGCCGCCCACCGGGCCGCCTTCGGCACGCACCGGGTGGCCGACTGGCCGCCGTCCATGGCCACCGAGGACTTCCCGCTGTTCGGCCCCGCCGGCGCCGGGCTGCACGGGGTCACGGACGTCCGGACGGCGTACTGGATGCTGGGGACGGTCGGCCCCGGGCAGTGGGCGGCCGCGCCGGGGGCGACCGCCGCCGAGAAGCTGGCGGCGCTGCCCCCGAACCACTCCCCGGAGTTCCGCCCGCATCCCGGCCTGACCCTGCGGACCGGGATCGCCGCGCTGGTCACGGCGGTGACCGCGGTACTGCCGCCGGGCGGAGCGGCGGCGGAGCCGGCGGACGGAATGGCGGACGGAATGGCGGGCGGGTCGGCGGCGGGCGGCTGAACCGGCGGCGCGGGCCGACCGGTCGGGGA
Protein-coding regions in this window:
- a CDS encoding amidohydrolase, encoding MTGPPPGRAAGPDGPTTRAAEFYVTLHRDPELSGQEERTGARLAARLAAAGYRVESGIGGHGVAGVLRNGPGPVLMLRAELDALPVEERTGLPYASTARARTAEGEDVPVMHACGHDAHLACLTGAADTLAGARERWRGTLLVVGQPAEETLRGARAMLADGLYRRFEPPSMVLAQHTAPLPAGMVAHGGGPVTAGSVTLEVVVHGRGGHASAPHLAVDPLLAAASIVLRLQAVVSQECGPAEQVVLTVGSLRAGGPANLVPDRATLGVTVRAFSPAVLERVVAAVRRIVRAEAEASRCPVAPTVEVVAESGVNLPDPGLTATVRAAHRAAFGTHRVADWPPSMATEDFPLFGPAGAGLHGVTDVRTAYWMLGTVGPGQWAAAPGATAAEKLAALPPNHSPEFRPHPGLTLRTGIAALVTAVTAVLPPGGAAAEPADGMADGMAGGSAAGG